In one window of Paraflavitalea soli DNA:
- the xerD gene encoding site-specific tyrosine recombinase XerD, whose amino-acid sequence MWEPYKKGFRAFLQLERSLSDNSVEAYGRDIDKLTQFLQQAGIEKNPAAIELDDLLKFIRWVAELGMTATSQARIISGIRAFYKYCSLEQIVTNDPTVLLEAPKLKRALPDVLGVEEIESIIEQIDLSKPEGGRNKAILETMYSCGLRVSEVVNLKISQLYLDVGFIRVVGKGDKERLVPIGSSASKYITIYRNDIRVHMPIKKGQEDILFLNRRGSKLTRVMIFLLLKDLVKKAGITKNISPHTFRHSFATHLVEGGADLRAVQEMLGHESITTTEIYTHLDRDFLRDTLQRFHPAFK is encoded by the coding sequence ATGTGGGAACCATATAAAAAAGGATTCAGGGCTTTTCTGCAACTGGAGAGATCGCTGTCCGACAACTCTGTGGAAGCCTATGGCCGTGATATTGACAAGCTAACCCAGTTCCTGCAGCAAGCCGGCATAGAGAAAAACCCGGCCGCCATTGAATTGGACGACCTGCTGAAATTCATCAGGTGGGTAGCAGAGTTGGGTATGACAGCCACCTCCCAGGCCAGGATCATTTCCGGCATACGGGCTTTTTATAAGTACTGCTCCCTCGAACAGATCGTGACCAATGACCCCACCGTTTTACTGGAAGCGCCCAAACTAAAACGCGCATTGCCCGATGTACTGGGTGTAGAAGAGATTGAAAGTATTATTGAACAAATAGACCTTAGCAAGCCAGAAGGCGGACGCAACAAAGCCATCCTCGAAACCATGTACAGTTGTGGTCTGCGGGTGAGCGAAGTGGTGAATCTAAAAATATCTCAACTATACCTCGATGTAGGTTTTATCCGTGTGGTGGGCAAGGGCGACAAGGAACGGCTGGTGCCCATTGGGTCATCCGCTTCCAAATACATCACCATCTACCGCAATGACATCCGGGTGCATATGCCCATTAAAAAGGGACAGGAAGATATTCTATTCCTCAACCGGCGGGGCAGTAAACTTACCCGCGTCATGATCTTCCTGCTATTGAAAGACCTGGTAAAGAAAGCCGGAATTACGAAGAATATTTCACCTCATACATTCCGGCATTCTTTTGCCACACACCTGGTAGAAGGAGGCGCCGACCTGCGTGCCGTACAGGAAATGCTGGGCCATGAAAGTATTACCACCACGGAAATCTATACCCACCTCGACCGGGATTTCCTGCGCGATACGCTGCAGCGCTTTCATCCGGCATTTAAGTAA
- the rnhA gene encoding ribonuclease HI, producing the protein MTSNKELVIYTDGSSRGNPGPGGYGAIMMYAGKSKELSAGYRRTTNNRMELLAVIAALEALNRDGLKITIYSDSQYVVKAVKEGWLKKWIATNFAGGKKNKDLWLRYHQLSQKHNISFVWVKGHAENVYNNRCDVLATTAADGRNLQVDHGYESGEAG; encoded by the coding sequence TTGACCAGCAACAAAGAACTCGTTATTTATACTGATGGATCTTCCCGTGGCAATCCTGGCCCCGGCGGCTATGGCGCCATTATGATGTATGCAGGCAAAAGCAAAGAATTATCAGCGGGTTACCGCCGTACCACCAATAACCGGATGGAACTGCTGGCCGTCATAGCGGCGCTGGAAGCCTTGAACCGGGATGGTTTAAAAATTACCATTTATTCCGACAGCCAGTATGTGGTGAAAGCCGTAAAAGAAGGCTGGCTCAAAAAGTGGATCGCCACCAATTTCGCCGGCGGCAAAAAGAACAAAGACCTGTGGCTGCGTTATCACCAGTTATCCCAAAAACATAATATCAGTTTCGTGTGGGTAAAAGGCCATGCGGAAAATGTCTACAACAACCGTTGCGACGTATTGGCTACCACCGCCGCCGATGGCAGGAACCTGCAGGTGGACCATGGTTATGAATCGGGGGAGGCCGGATAG
- a CDS encoding acyl-CoA carboxylase subunit beta — protein MNLEHNKNEDVMKLALSQLRQRFDQVALGGGKKAIEKQREKKKLTARERIEYLRDENTPFTEIGAFAGWEMYQEQGGCPSGGTVAGIGYISGRQCVIVANDQTVKAGAWFPITGKKNLRMQEIAMENHLPVVYLVDSAGVFLPMQDEIFPDKEHFGRIFRNNARMSAIGIPQIAAVMGSCVAGGAYLPIMSDETLMVEGNGSIFLAGPYLVKAAIGEDVDSETLGGAVTHTAISGIADYKFDTEQECLDQVKRIMAKLGHQSKVAGFDRITPAEPTKPAAELYGIIPADATRAYDMLDVIERLVDKSEFDQFKQDYGKTIICGYARIDGWAVGIVANQRKMVKSKKGEMQMGGVIYNDSADKAARFIMNCNQKKIPLVFLQDVTGFMVGSRSEQSGIIKDGAKMVNAVANSVVPKITIVIGNSYGAGNYAMCGKAYDPRFIYAWPGAKIAVMGGEQAAKTLLQIQVAGMKAKGKEVTPEEEQQLLNEIKGRYEQQTSPYYAAARLWVDAIIDPMHTRQVISEGLAAANHQPHMLPFNTGVIQV, from the coding sequence ACATAATAAGAATGAAGATGTGATGAAATTAGCCCTGAGTCAACTGCGCCAGCGGTTTGACCAGGTGGCATTGGGTGGCGGAAAGAAGGCCATTGAAAAGCAACGGGAAAAGAAAAAACTCACGGCCCGTGAACGGATCGAATACCTGCGGGATGAAAATACCCCTTTTACAGAAATAGGCGCTTTTGCCGGCTGGGAAATGTACCAGGAACAGGGGGGCTGCCCTTCCGGCGGCACCGTGGCCGGCATTGGCTATATCAGCGGACGCCAATGTGTGATCGTGGCCAATGATCAAACCGTAAAGGCCGGAGCCTGGTTTCCCATAACAGGCAAAAAGAACCTGCGTATGCAGGAAATAGCCATGGAAAACCACCTGCCAGTGGTATACCTGGTAGATAGTGCAGGCGTTTTCCTGCCCATGCAGGATGAGATATTTCCCGACAAAGAACATTTTGGCCGCATATTCCGCAACAATGCCCGTATGAGCGCTATTGGTATACCCCAGATAGCAGCTGTTATGGGTTCCTGTGTTGCCGGAGGTGCTTACCTGCCCATCATGAGCGATGAGACCCTCATGGTGGAAGGCAATGGCTCTATCTTCCTCGCAGGTCCTTACCTGGTGAAAGCTGCCATTGGAGAAGATGTTGACAGCGAGACATTGGGCGGCGCTGTTACCCACACGGCCATCAGTGGCATCGCCGATTATAAGTTCGATACCGAACAGGAATGCCTGGACCAGGTAAAAAGGATCATGGCCAAACTGGGCCACCAGTCGAAGGTGGCCGGCTTCGACCGCATTACGCCTGCCGAACCAACAAAACCCGCTGCAGAACTATATGGTATCATCCCCGCAGATGCTACCAGGGCTTATGATATGCTGGATGTTATTGAAAGGCTGGTAGACAAATCTGAATTCGATCAGTTCAAACAGGATTATGGCAAAACCATTATCTGTGGTTATGCCCGCATCGATGGATGGGCCGTAGGCATTGTAGCCAACCAGCGCAAAATGGTAAAAAGCAAAAAAGGAGAGATGCAGATGGGCGGTGTGATCTACAATGACAGTGCAGACAAGGCCGCACGCTTTATCATGAATTGCAACCAGAAAAAGATACCGCTCGTGTTCCTGCAGGATGTGACCGGCTTTATGGTAGGCTCCCGCAGCGAACAATCCGGTATTATTAAGGATGGCGCCAAGATGGTGAATGCTGTAGCCAACTCAGTGGTTCCCAAGATCACCATTGTAATAGGTAACTCTTATGGCGCAGGCAACTATGCCATGTGTGGTAAGGCCTACGATCCGCGTTTCATTTATGCCTGGCCAGGGGCCAAAATAGCCGTGATGGGGGGCGAACAGGCCGCCAAAACACTTCTGCAAATACAGGTAGCAGGCATGAAGGCCAAGGGAAAAGAGGTGACGCCCGAAGAAGAACAGCAGTTGCTCAATGAAATAAAAGGGCGGTACGAACAGCAAACGAGTCCCTATTATGCTGCCGCACGCTTATGGGTAGATGCCATCATAGACCCCATGCATACGCGTCAGGTGATTTCTGAAGGACTTGCTGCCGCTAATCATCAACCGCATATGCTTCCATTTAATACTGGTGTCATACAGGTTTAA
- a CDS encoding choice-of-anchor J domain-containing protein has product MNKQLYLSLTGLTALVLLIISCEKDFKADEKPAPPPVVSKSYKEAFDTVANASKKGWVIINNSDPAGPTAWRQGRFEYGGKLGDEVVGFPAYSATFSQNEYVSVDMNCGQGAAVLSAWLISPPTDMKNGDQFTFYTRTKGDYADRLQVWLNTQTSNAFVGKTAISTGDFTTKLLDINPDMGTDYPVVWTKYTITLAGITGNVKGRIAFRYFIEDGGPGGSYGDQVGIDDFEFVSK; this is encoded by the coding sequence ATGAATAAGCAATTATACCTTTCCTTAACTGGCCTCACAGCCCTGGTGCTGTTGATCATCTCCTGCGAGAAGGATTTTAAGGCCGATGAAAAACCGGCTCCCCCACCGGTAGTATCCAAATCATACAAAGAAGCTTTTGATACCGTAGCCAATGCCTCTAAAAAAGGCTGGGTAATCATCAATAACAGCGATCCGGCTGGCCCCACGGCCTGGCGCCAGGGCCGCTTTGAATATGGTGGCAAACTGGGTGATGAAGTGGTAGGCTTCCCGGCTTACTCTGCCACCTTCAGCCAGAATGAATATGTAAGTGTGGATATGAACTGCGGACAAGGCGCAGCTGTGCTCAGCGCCTGGCTGATCTCGCCCCCCACAGATATGAAAAATGGAGATCAATTCACTTTTTATACCCGCACCAAGGGTGATTATGCCGACAGGTTGCAGGTTTGGCTCAATACCCAAACCAGCAATGCTTTTGTAGGCAAGACAGCCATTAGTACAGGTGATTTCACCACCAAACTACTGGACATTAATCCCGATATGGGCACTGATTACCCAGTTGTATGGACAAAATATACCATCACCCTCGCTGGCATCACCGGCAATGTAAAGGGTAGAATAGCCTTCCGCTATTTTATAGAAGATGGCGGCCCCGGCGGCTCCTATGGAGACCAGGTGGGTATAGATGATTTTGAATTTGTAAGCAAATAG
- a CDS encoding YiiX/YebB-like N1pC/P60 family cysteine hydrolase produces the protein MLHRPFTLLFSCSLMLWALTGCNGTEQAAGNSTDVVAQEIKEVKAENKAMLDDARKIIQSGDLVLRTGTDYSSEQIKALSKQDATYSHGGIAFVDSGVVYVCHVETDYFHITNKVKKEPLDSFCNPAKNLGFAVARYTLTDEEKKKFLDYLNQRQAQQVAFDIKFDLATDDKMYCSEMIYKGLAAATNKRIQIATDRITDRNKFKLIKRYFKLTEKQIVARDIIPIDHLYLNPWCTVLKRYPFQTL, from the coding sequence ATGCTACATCGACCATTTACCTTGTTGTTTTCCTGCTCCCTGATGCTATGGGCCCTCACAGGCTGCAATGGCACGGAACAGGCTGCCGGTAATTCCACCGATGTGGTAGCCCAGGAAATAAAAGAGGTAAAGGCCGAAAATAAAGCCATGCTCGATGATGCCCGGAAGATCATTCAATCCGGCGACCTGGTACTGCGCACGGGCACTGATTATTCCAGTGAGCAGATCAAAGCCTTATCAAAGCAGGATGCCACCTACTCACATGGCGGTATTGCCTTTGTTGACAGTGGCGTGGTGTATGTATGCCATGTAGAAACAGATTATTTCCATATCACCAATAAGGTGAAGAAAGAGCCGCTCGACAGTTTTTGCAATCCTGCCAAAAACCTGGGCTTTGCGGTGGCGCGCTATACGTTGACCGATGAAGAAAAAAAGAAGTTCCTGGACTACCTCAATCAACGGCAAGCACAACAAGTAGCTTTCGATATCAAGTTTGACCTCGCCACCGACGATAAAATGTATTGCTCCGAAATGATCTACAAAGGGTTGGCTGCCGCCACCAATAAAAGGATACAGATCGCTACGGACCGCATCACCGACCGCAACAAGTTTAAGCTCATCAAGCGATACTTTAAACTGACCGAAAAGCAGATCGTAGCCCGGGATATCATTCCTATTGATCATTTATACCTGAATCCCTGGTGCACGGTGTTAAAACGTTACCCTTTCCAAACTCTTTAA
- a CDS encoding DUF6580 family putative transport protein — translation MKLNRSIVIYLVVLIAAASLYRAFDNRMWGFAPQIAMALFGGMAIRNKAWAFALPLFSLFISDVIYEVLYTKGLTPIRGFYDGQWGNYLIMGSVTLIGFLFNKVNIKNIVLGSLIAPVYFFLVSNFMVWAGLGVSLYPRTWAGLVECFTQAVPFFKGSVLGTFFFSAIFFGVYYFVNRSARHKVQQVPATAS, via the coding sequence ATGAAACTGAACCGTTCAATTGTCATTTACCTGGTGGTGCTCATTGCAGCAGCTTCACTGTACCGTGCTTTTGATAATCGGATGTGGGGTTTTGCACCACAAATTGCCATGGCGCTCTTTGGCGGTATGGCCATCCGCAATAAAGCCTGGGCTTTTGCTTTACCGCTTTTTTCGCTGTTTATTTCTGACGTTATTTATGAGGTATTGTATACCAAAGGATTAACACCCATCCGGGGATTCTATGACGGTCAATGGGGCAATTACCTGATCATGGGTTCTGTAACCCTGATAGGTTTCCTGTTCAATAAGGTAAATATTAAGAACATAGTATTGGGTTCACTGATAGCACCTGTTTACTTTTTCCTGGTTTCCAATTTCATGGTATGGGCAGGCTTGGGTGTCTCCCTGTATCCAAGGACCTGGGCAGGACTTGTTGAGTGCTTTACACAAGCCGTGCCTTTCTTCAAGGGCTCTGTATTAGGCACCTTCTTTTTCAGCGCTATTTTCTTTGGCGTATATTATTTCGTAAACAGGTCTGCGAGGCACAAAGTGCAGCAGGTGCCTGCCACAGCCTCCTAA
- a CDS encoding YkgJ family cysteine cluster protein: MAFNLRSFKKIMLANRSAFRRFLTKLENNPPRGLDQLAARTDIEVWKEMDCLACANCCKTMSPTFTQVDIKRIARHLDMSADEFRKKWLYKDRNGDWINKQQPCQFLNLKDNKCSIYEVRPRDCSGFPHHTKRHMTEYMHVFKQNVEYCPATYKLVEKMIDKVNSK; the protein is encoded by the coding sequence ATGGCTTTCAATCTTCGCTCATTCAAAAAGATCATGCTTGCCAATCGCTCGGCATTCAGGCGCTTTCTTACCAAACTGGAAAACAATCCACCGCGGGGCCTGGATCAACTGGCTGCCCGAACGGATATAGAAGTATGGAAGGAAATGGATTGCCTGGCCTGCGCTAATTGCTGCAAGACGATGAGCCCTACTTTTACGCAGGTAGACATTAAACGTATTGCCCGTCACCTGGACATGTCGGCCGATGAGTTCCGCAAGAAGTGGCTGTACAAAGACCGCAACGGAGATTGGATCAATAAACAACAGCCCTGCCAGTTCCTCAACCTGAAGGACAATAAGTGTTCCATCTATGAAGTACGTCCCCGCGACTGCTCCGGCTTTCCGCATCACACCAAACGGCATATGACCGAATACATGCACGTGTTCAAACAAAATGTGGAATACTGTCCGGCCACCTATAAGTTGGTGGAGAAGATGATCGATAAGGTAAATTCCAAATAA
- a CDS encoding YraN family protein, with product MARHNETGKKGELLAADYLQQQGFTILHSNWRHQRYEIDIIATRGDILHFIEVKTRQSLSYGLPEESVTHKKIRSIVTAGVAFQYQYPAWKRVQYDVLSIVITGQETPEYLFIEDVYL from the coding sequence ATGGCCCGACACAATGAGACCGGTAAAAAGGGAGAACTATTGGCTGCCGACTACCTGCAACAGCAGGGATTCACCATCCTGCACAGCAACTGGCGCCACCAGCGATATGAAATAGATATTATCGCCACACGAGGCGATATCCTTCATTTCATTGAGGTAAAGACGCGCCAATCGCTTTCCTATGGATTGCCGGAAGAAAGTGTTACCCACAAAAAAATAAGGAGTATTGTTACGGCTGGCGTTGCTTTCCAGTACCAGTATCCTGCCTGGAAACGGGTGCAATACGATGTGCTCTCCATCGTGATCACCGGTCAGGAGACGCCCGAGTACCTCTTTATTGAGGACGTATATTTGTAA
- the manA gene encoding mannose-6-phosphate isomerase, class I — MDNSTKISKLQGKVQPYTWGGSQFIPALLGQSNPDNKPFAEYWMGAHVNAPADLIGANGQKQALNEWVAQAPAALLGNTVNDRFGRLPYLLKVLDVKDMLSIQVHPEKQAAVAAFAAENKQGVALNAPNRNYKDDNHKPELMLALSDFWLLHGFKPAGRLRKVLQQTPELQFLLPVFGEGDYAALYKTVMEMDQQTVNHHLQPLLDRILLLYEKGALKKEQEDFWAARAFNTFCEPGRIDRGIFSIYLFNVVNLHPGEAIFQDAGILHAYLEGQNMEIMANSDNVLRGGLTNKHIDVPELMKHVRFEPIVPTVIKGTPGRVAGEEVFLTPVNDFELHRLNVTAGAPVTVTATTADIYFVYEGSAEATAGNDKIALGKGEALLAKAGTQVQFTSGEKAVIFTATVPA; from the coding sequence ATGGACAATAGTACAAAAATAAGCAAGCTACAGGGAAAGGTTCAACCGTATACATGGGGAGGGTCACAATTTATTCCCGCTTTATTGGGACAAAGTAACCCGGACAACAAGCCATTTGCTGAATACTGGATGGGCGCCCATGTCAATGCGCCTGCCGACCTGATCGGCGCCAATGGACAAAAGCAGGCATTGAATGAGTGGGTGGCACAGGCCCCTGCTGCTTTATTGGGCAATACGGTCAATGACCGCTTTGGCAGGTTGCCTTACCTGTTGAAAGTGCTGGATGTAAAAGACATGCTGTCTATCCAGGTGCATCCTGAAAAGCAAGCCGCGGTAGCCGCTTTTGCTGCAGAAAATAAACAAGGGGTAGCACTGAATGCCCCCAACAGGAATTATAAAGATGATAACCACAAGCCCGAACTCATGCTGGCGCTGAGTGATTTCTGGCTGCTGCATGGATTTAAGCCTGCCGGCAGACTCCGGAAAGTATTGCAGCAAACACCGGAATTGCAGTTCCTGTTGCCTGTATTTGGAGAAGGCGACTATGCAGCTTTGTATAAGACCGTAATGGAGATGGACCAGCAGACGGTGAATCATCACCTGCAGCCTTTGCTGGACCGTATACTGCTGTTGTATGAAAAAGGAGCTTTGAAAAAAGAGCAGGAGGATTTCTGGGCTGCCCGTGCCTTCAATACTTTCTGTGAACCTGGCCGCATAGACCGGGGTATCTTTTCCATCTACCTGTTCAACGTGGTGAACCTTCATCCCGGGGAGGCTATCTTCCAGGATGCCGGTATCCTGCATGCCTACCTGGAAGGACAGAATATGGAGATCATGGCCAATTCGGACAATGTATTGCGGGGCGGCCTGACCAATAAGCACATTGATGTGCCTGAACTGATGAAGCATGTGCGTTTTGAGCCCATTGTACCTACCGTGATCAAGGGAACGCCCGGAAGGGTGGCAGGAGAAGAGGTGTTCCTTACGCCGGTCAATGATTTTGAATTACACAGATTGAACGTTACTGCTGGCGCACCAGTTACGGTAACGGCTACTACCGCCGATATTTATTTCGTGTATGAGGGCAGTGCCGAAGCTACAGCAGGTAATGATAAGATCGCACTCGGTAAAGGGGAGGCATTGCTGGCCAAAGCGGGTACTCAGGTACAATTCACCAGTGGAGAGAAAGCAGTGATCTTTACGGCTACTGTGCCGGCATAA
- a CDS encoding choice-of-anchor J domain-containing protein has translation MRISTLTRITLSLCVVVIGVTACKKDDPATLIPPPIPDQSFVEEFDTVSNAFHRGWIPVNNSNPKGTHIWIQGSGPLATESGAPVPMPFFPAWSSKGSYAGYIVCDAEVTSGGASVASNWLISPAIWMKNGDKIIFYTRCALYGTPGTAQDYGNNLEVCINRKNDGVNVGTSIDPRDPAFNYTADRGDFELIHSINPPVYNLVDDWFDYANSTDDPTAFNPKAYPANWTRFEITLAGFTKPAKGRFAFRYYTLDAGSTGNGSAVGIDSVAFVSKP, from the coding sequence ATGAGAATATCTACCTTGACCAGGATTACCTTGTCCCTATGTGTCGTTGTTATAGGTGTAACAGCCTGTAAGAAAGACGATCCGGCTACGCTTATTCCACCACCTATTCCAGATCAATCATTTGTAGAAGAATTTGATACTGTGTCCAACGCTTTCCACCGCGGTTGGATCCCCGTTAACAACAGCAATCCCAAAGGCACGCATATCTGGATACAAGGCAGCGGCCCGCTGGCTACAGAAAGCGGCGCACCCGTTCCCATGCCCTTCTTCCCTGCCTGGTCTTCCAAAGGTTCTTATGCAGGTTATATTGTATGTGATGCAGAAGTCACTTCCGGTGGCGCTTCTGTAGCCAGCAACTGGCTCATCTCTCCCGCCATCTGGATGAAGAATGGCGATAAGATCATTTTTTATACCCGCTGCGCCCTGTATGGAACACCCGGAACAGCCCAGGATTATGGCAATAACCTGGAAGTATGTATCAACCGGAAAAATGATGGTGTTAATGTAGGTACTTCAATCGATCCCCGTGATCCTGCATTTAATTATACTGCCGACCGGGGCGATTTTGAATTGATACATTCTATCAACCCACCCGTGTACAACCTGGTGGATGATTGGTTTGACTATGCTAATTCTACAGACGATCCCACTGCATTTAACCCCAAGGCCTATCCTGCCAACTGGACCAGGTTTGAAATTACACTGGCCGGATTTACCAAACCAGCCAAGGGAAGATTTGCCTTCCGTTATTATACACTTGATGCAGGCAGCACCGGTAATGGCAGCGCCGTGGGCATTGACAGTGTAGCATTTGTTAGTAAACCATAA